From the Tachysurus fulvidraco isolate hzauxx_2018 chromosome 21, HZAU_PFXX_2.0, whole genome shotgun sequence genome, the window agcttatgtcccaaAGTCCGGTctttacattacgattaaaagcagtatcaataaagtaaaacatgtgatgtgcagtcaagttcgagtgtatgcactgtttaaacgagtgttctcaacttctcactgatacttttgtgatttgtggagttttgacaagttttatagccttgatattgtttcttattcaaaagtggtgacagaaaaaactcccctatcacaatcacatcataatcaaaattaataattaggcttaaaagcaaatgtatatgtaagggaatcaagtttaataattacatgtaatattgctccaaatattatcaataatggtgtgtgcaataccatgcaTAACTTTAACTGTATAAatttaagttggtaatttactgtgtgtgtgtgtgtgtatatacttttcattaatcagcattaatgtgttattttatattttaatttgaaaacgttttgcatttgtttgttgttgctagtttgagtttagaaatacaaatttcattATCAGTAATCCGTGTGTGCAtattccttgagaaccaagcaagttgactcatgataccatttgtttattatattgcaatcgcaatattgacctcaataatcgcaatgATATTttcccctatatatatatatattgtgtgtgtgtatacattgtaTGCATATgttttggttcctttttttACTCAAATTGTTCAGTTATAGATGgggaaattattttatatttgcacTATCCGGTGTCTCCCAGATGAGGCTGAGGTTCcctttttttctcaccactgtCGCTGAATTTTTTTTGAATTGATATTCAGTTTTGTCTCTTTAAAGATCTACATtcatgactctctctctccattctctctctctctctctctctctctctcaggtaaGCCATCATGATTCCCGTAACCGAGTTGCGTTATTTTGCTGAGACGCAGCCGGCGTATCGTATCCTGAAGCCATGGTGGGACGTTTTCACCGACTACATATCCATCGTCATGCTGATGATCGCTGTGTTCGGGGGCACACTGCAGGTCTGCTTTTCTATCCCTTAATCTAAAAAGAGACAGCACTGCCATGTCAAGCAAATTAAAGAGACAAGCACACTGGAGTTGGAGGGAATATGCAGTTGATGGAAGCACTGTAGCACTTTGGTTGCCCTTAAACGTAGTTGTTCATCATCTGCACATTATTTAAGGGAAACAGTCACTTCTACCTCTCGGATGGACACATCCGTAGCTCTTAGTGGTTTTCTTGCTCTTCCACACCCATATGAACCACTTGATGGCTTGTTGATGAGCTGAAGAGATAAGCTTGAGCAACAGAAGTGGGGGGGGGAACGGCCAAGATGAGGGAGCacgagggggagagagacataAGATCCAGGCAGACAAAGAGAGCTGCACATGGacggaaagacagacagagagagatgcgCGGAGTGAAAGGGAGACACTTGGGAGTCACACAGAGCGAAAGGGAGAGACTAAGTGATTGCACTTTTGGTCTCAGATAACCCAGGACAAGGTGTTCTGGCCTGTAATCCTCAGCTCCCTGCCGGGTGTCTGAAAGTTAATGCCCTCTCTAGACCTCACCTCATCTGACCTATCAGGGAGTCTCCTTTAGATTTTTATCAAGCTTAGTTTAGTCTTCTGCTGGGCAGACTGGAGTCCAGATGCTGTAAATACTGCTGCAGAGATGAAGGGGAAAAACTGGCTTTAGTTCAGCAGCTGCATAAACCATTGAAGTTATTGTTGCAGATTCTCAGCCAATATGTAAATGATGCTAAACTAAAGGAAACTCATCAGCCCAGTGACTGGCAGCAGAGTGAGCCAGCGAGCTTGTTTCAGTTCAAAACAGGCatcggggggaaaaaaggtgcaGGGGGTGGCTTTTGTTTAATACAGGTGATCTGATGCAGAGCTTGTGTGACAAGAAAAGGTCATTAACATGAATGTACAGGTTGCTTGGTTGGCATTTAatcatgtaatttttttaaattaccttTAAAATTTAGGACGGCAAGTAAAAATCACTAGTAATTAAATTCTCTATCATTTATAGTGAACCATAACTGTTGGACAATAAATTGTCTTTATATTGTTCGGCAGAACAATTTCTCACTTCTAATGAAGAGGAGTTAACGGGAGATAACGACTGCTCTAACCTACTCTCTCTTGGCTTTAGGTGACCCAGGACAAGATGATCTGTCTGCCATGCAAGTGGGTGGTAGATGGACACTGCGAGCCACTAAACACCAGCACCACCGTTCCTCGGCCCGAGCCGCGCGGCATCCAGTACGAGTTAGACCGACACCAGTATAACTATGTGGACGCCGTGTGCTACGAGCACAAACTGCACTGGTTTGCCAAGTACTTCCCGTATCTGGTGCTGCTGCACACGCTGGTGTTACTGGCATGCAGCAACTTCTGGTTCAAGTTTCCACGCACCAGCTCAAAGCTTGAGCACTTTGTCTCCATCCTACTCAAATGCTTTGACTCACCGTGGACCACACGAGCCTTATCTGAGACCGTGGCCGAGGAAACCGACACCAAACCGACAGGCAAAAATGACGATCTAAACAATGCTAACGACAAGAAGAAAGCGTCCAGCGTGAGCGATCAGGACGTGGAAGCCAGCATACCGATGCTACAGCGCACCAAGTCGCGAATCGAGCAAGGCATCGTCGACCGCTCTGAGACCGGAGTACTTGACAAGAAAGAAGGCGAGCAGGCTAAGGCGCTTTTCGAGAAGGTTTGTGTCTAAAGAGCCATTCAGATTGGTTATTGTTTTGGCCATCGGTTCTATAAAATGGTGATAACTGTGTGTATGCGATtatatataattcattcatattcataaattcatattttaaccctaaagaaaaagacaaagtgaAACTGCTGAGTGAATCATTTGAGTTAGATCATCTCACTGTCCGTTTCCTCTATTTCACCTATTCAGCAGTGTTACAAATAACCATCAAGGGCACTGAACACTCACATGCTCGCATTTGCTGACACATAACAGCGCAGTAGAAAGATGCCATTTTCTAATAGCTTGcggttgtttattttttctcatgtCTTTGGACAATGGTTCGTTAGGGTGTGTTCAGTCTGTCCTTGCCCTAATGCCCCAGCGGGGACTCGCATACCACCAAGTTAAAATTAGGGCTTTATTTTTAGAGAGGAAGTTTGTTGTCTTATTACAAATAATGGAGTTGTCTGGCTAGATGTCTGTGTCAGGGCGATTCATAACTGTAAATGGTCGTCTGTGGATTTGATTAATACATGTAGCGTCTTTATCGCATTCTTTTATCTTAAACTCTGTTCTTTGTAAAAAGCTAGCTTTCCATTCGATGACGgcatgactcaggcagcagtaaTTGTACTAACCACTTCCACAGGGACTTGTGTGgaagatttaaaaacagcacAACTGTCCATATGATTGTTTACTGTGAGGAAATTTATTTGCCATGATGTCTGAGGCAAGCACTGTAACTTCAAGGCAAATTTTTGTGGTTTCTCTGAAACATGAAATGTAACCCTTTACGGATAAAAAGTAAGAATTTCCCGCTTTTCACCAGGTAAAGAAATTTCGCATCCACGTGGAGGAGGGTGACATCGTCTACCGCCTGTACATCCGCCAGACCATCATCAAAGTCATCAAGTTCATTCTGATCATCAGCTACACTGCATACTACGTACAGTTCATCACGTTTGACGTGAAGTGCAAAGTGGACATCGAGCGGCTCACGGGCTACCGAATGTATTACTGTGCACACCCGCTGGCCACCCTCTTCAAGATCCTGGCCTGGTTCTACATCTCACTGGTCATCATTTATGGCCTGATCTGCATGTACACACTGTGCTGGATGCTGGGCCGCTCGCTCAAGCACTACTCCTTCGAGTCGATCCGCGAGGAGAGCAGCTACAGCGACATCCCGGACGTCAAGAACGACTTTGCCTTCATGCTGCACATGATCGACCAGTACGACCCGCTGTACTCGAAGCGCTTCGCCGTCTTTCTGTCTGAGGTGAGCGAGAACAAGCTGCGTCAGCTCAACCTTAACAACGAATGGACGTTGGAGAAGCTTCGCCAGAGGATCACCAAGaattcacaagacaaacaggagCTGCATCTTTTCATGCTTAGTGGCATTCCAGACACGGTGTTCGACCTGCTCGAGCTTGAGGTAGGTGCTGATACTACATTTTTACCCCAAAATATCTGCCATACTTTTTGTCACAGTTTGCAAATGTGTATTTAAAACTGCTTATGTTGCAGTTTAACTGAATAGAAATTGCAACTGCACAAAACCAAATCATACAAagtacaggtcaagagcttccgTTAATGTTGAcatcaaacaacaaaaaaaagtgtcttgGCATGAGTTTTGGTGCCAGATGTCCTGGTGCCAGATGTCCTGGTGCCAGATGTGCTAGTTTGAGTTCTCCGGAAAATGCTGATCCACTGGaattttctgatgttttttgGTGACCCAATAGCGCAaattaggggaaaaaaagtgtTGTGAATGTTCTTGATGGAGATTTGAGAtgatcagactttttttttttcattcaatctgtaaacattacctgaagctcttgGCCTGTATTTGCATGACATTTGTCTGCCACTTGATCaactgattagataactgcaccAATGCGCATgcgtttctaataaagtggagaGTGAGTGTAACACACAACTTTATTTTGGATCACCTTATTGAATTCATACCTCAAAGCAGGGGAATTCAGTAAAAAATTTCGGAAGATCCAGAAAATGTGTTTACATTACAAACGTCCAGATAAACCGACGTAATGTCGCCTACCATTATCTTTTGATGCTTTAATAAGTGATTGGTTTGAGAGGTTATGGTTTACAGCAACTTGTGACTGGTGTCATAGATTCTTCTGTTCTCTAATTAGACTACAGTGAGTAAATAAATTGAATGAGATCATGAAAATTCTGCTTTCTCTTAATGTATGTATCTCGTTTTTGATATGATGAGCTGGCTGGAAACGTACGTTTTTCAATAAATACCTTGCCGCCAGTCCATCAGTTAACTACTTCTGTTCTTTGCTATGATGCAACTTTTAAATGTTAACCATTGTGTCTATCCCTCAGGTTTTGAAATTGGAGCTGATCCCAGACGTCACCATTCCACCCATCATTGTCCAGTTGTCCAATCTGAAGGAGCTTTGGCTGTACCACACCCCAGCCAAGATCGAGGCTCCTGCTCTGGCCTGTCTACGGGAGAATCTGACATCGCTGCACATCAAGTTCACAGACATCAAGGAGATTCCCCTGTGGATCTACAGCCTGAAAAACCTTAACGAGCTCCACCTCACTGGCAACCTGAGCGCAGACAATAACCGCTACATCGTGATTGACGGCCTGCGGGAGCTCAAAAGGCTCAAGGTGTTACGGCTGAAGAGCAATCTCACCAAGCTGCCTCAAGTAAGCCTGTTGCATGGAGGATATTATTATTCCAACTTCTGGTTATAGCTCGAATGTGTTTCAGTTTAATGTATGGATGGATTCACAGATGCTTCTGTATCCAggtattcatatattcattcattacaaaCCTAAGTCAACGCTGTAATCCTCTCTCTAGGTGGTGACTGATGTGGGCGTGCATTTACAGAAGCTCTCCATTAATAACGAGGGCACCAAGATGATGGTGCTCAACAACCTGAAAAAGATGGTGAACCTGACGGAGCTGGAGCTGGTGCGCTGCGATCTGGAGCGCATCCCACATTCCATTTTCAGCCTCCACAACCTACAGGTACGTCTTCACCTTGTCTCTGGTATCAATTTCATGTGGAAACAAACTTTCATCAAGACTAATATAATACAGTTACTGGAACAAGAGTTCTGTGTGGTACATGGTATCCATTCTTCCATTTTAAACGCTATGCACAATTTTCTTCGGTTCCTTGACAATCTAGAACAATATGGAAGTTTAATCATCCTGAAATCCAGATTGGAGAAGTAAGGAAATTCAGGAGAAGACGTACAAATAAAGATTTgacattttacttatttttacttatttttacataatttcaATTTGATTGGAGTTTGTTAAATGTCCTTATCCAGATCAACTTagatttcttttattcttttctataTGCGCAGTTAAAGGCTCGATTTGAACTCGTAACCTTCTTAGATATAACTAAGTGTATATGGTATATACTTAGTATACAGCTGGTATTTCTCTCTAAGTCCAGCAGCTGAATCCTACACTTTCACTGCAATGGACCCGATTCAACTTGGAGAGCCAACCCAGCCACTAACAGATCAAATGAGAAGGCTGCATCACCTCTAACATTTGGTTTATCTAATTAGTGTCAGACTGGATTTGATCTATTTTTCGTTTTTTTAACCCAATGACGTTCTACATGCTGGAGAATGTGTCTGATGGAATGACGCTTGTCCTGTATGTTGTCATTGGGCTCAAATAGTTTCCAAACTCTTCACCTGGTATATTTAATGGGATCGTTACAAATCTCATCGAACCTTTTCTTGATATTTATCTGCAAGCTGCTGTAAGGAAAGCGTAAGAACCAAGTACTTGGCCAGCCAGCTGTAGCACAATTTCATACTTCTTTCCTGCACTCTATATAAAGCCTGAGAGACTGTGAGCTAACATGCTGAttgcaaaatattttgtaaCACAGTAACCACAGGCCTTTAAAGCCAACCATAAACTGAAAACAACCTACTCATgatgttataaatataaatcattttaagctTCCTATGCAAATTGAGTTCAAAAGACATGTCCCACTCATGTATGCCATGCCTACAAATATTACATATGATTGTATTGCAGGCTCATTGTTATACACTTGTATCAACCTTTTTGTGAACCTTTGGGTCACTGGAACCGTTGCATCACTTATGTGTACAATAGCAAGGATGCCGTATTCATTTCCTTCTCGTTCCGCATGGCTGACTGTGCTTTCAGCTTTGTATCGAATTTCGTTTGTTCTGCCTTCTGCAGGAGATCGACCTGAAGGACAACAATCTAAAGACAATCGAGGAGATCCTCAGTTTCCAGCACCTGCACCGACTggtgtgtctgaagctctggtACAATCAGATCGCCTACATCCCCATCCACATAGGCGCACTCACCAACCTTGAGCGCCTCTACCTGAACCGCAACAAGATTGACAAGCTCCCCAGCCAGCTGTTCTTCTGTCGTAAGCTGCGCTTCCTCGACTTGAGCCACAACAACCTGAACAGCATCCACCCTGATATCGGACAGCTGCAGAACCTGCAGTACTTTGCTGTTACTGCAAACAGGGTGAGTGCCACACACGTacttaatataatacaaacataTGCACATATGCGTAACAGGGAACAGAATATAACACAAACAGAGCTCTTGGTGAGTGTAACCCAGTTGGAACTCTGCTCTGATTGTTTCTCAGATGAAGTCTGACCCTGGGTCAACACATTTTAGCAAAAGGAATTTATTTAGAGTAGCTCTGTCGCTACAAGGCTCTTGTATGTTTTCTTCATGGCCATGCAATAAAGCTGtatgttttgggggtttttttaatcataaaaaGAATCCACACCTTAGGATAGTTTCATaatctaataatatatttttaaagcatcTCATCCTTAGGCTTAAATAATGAGTTTCCAACAACACGAcctgttactacagaaactaTAGAGAACTATACATCCTACTGCACATATCTGTTAACTGTACTAAAATACATAACAGTGTGCAAGATCTAACAAACATACTCTAACACTTAAAAATCTTAGTAGTATAGTTTGTGTGGCCGACATCAGTTTTCAtagcttgcttatttatttattgatttatttgtctgcGATGTGTTTCAATAATGTAGCATGTTACACGTTCTGTTTGCAAGATAGAAAATGTTTGCTTTGGTATACGTGGATGGATAGTATAGATGGACAgataatggatggatggatggatggattggacAGGTGGACACACaatgggatggatggatggacgggcTAGGCAGACATGTAatgttgatggatggatgggctaGGTGGACGAATCATGTGATGTATGATTGGGCTAGGTGGACAAATAATGTGATGTATGGAGAGATGGGCTAGGTGGACAAATAAtgtgatgtatggatggatgggctAGGTGGACAAATAAtgtgatgtatggatggatgggctAGGTGGACAAATAAtgtgatgtatggatggatgggctAGGTGGacaaataatgtaatgtatggatggatgggctAGGTGGACAAATaatgggagggagggatgggCTAGGTGGACAAATaatgggagggagggatgggCTAGGTGGACAAATaatgggagggagggatgggCTAGGTGGACAAATAAtgtgatgtatggatggatgggctAGGTGGACAAATAAtgtgatgtatggatggatgagcTAGGTGGACAAATAATGTGATGTATGGAGAGATGGGCTAGGTGGACAAATAATgtgatgcatggatggatgggctAGATGGACAAATAATGTGATGTATGGATGGGCTAGGTGGACAAAtaatgtgatggatggatggatgggctaGGTGGACAAATAATGTGATGTATGGAGAGATGGGCTAGGTGGACAAATAATgtgatgcatggatggatgggctAGGTGGACAAATAAtgtgatgtatggatggatgagcTAGGTGGACAAATAATGTGATGTATGGAGAGATGGGCTAGGTGGACAAATAATgtgatgcatggatggatgggctAGGTGGACAAATAAtgtgatgtatggatggatgggctAGGTGGACAAATaatgggagggagggatggatgggcTAGGTAGACAAATaatgggagggagggatgggCTAGGTGGACAAATaatgggagggagggatgggCTAGGTGGACAAATAATGGGGGGAGGGATGGGCTAGGTGGACAAATAattggatggagggatggatggatggatgggctaGGTGGACAAATAATGTGATGTATGGAGGGATGGGCTaggtcaggggtcggcaacccgcggccgcaagtggctctttcatccctctgctgcggctccctgtagatttggaaaataaaaatttaatttaaatttattttattttagttagttagtttttaaaaaagactcaattagacattgaacattttatttgaaagtaaccttcatcccagcgtctttttacatagggttagttcaaactgttcaaaatattgttgtctgcctgcagaaataaaattgcgtttacttggtagcagttcattgatttcataaattcaacacactacagttttctctacactttccataaaggtaaaaaaaacgatatatgcagtgttatcttcattttatatgtcaaaagggttttgtggctcagtgtgtgtttttttttctttctttctttcttttttttttttttttgggaaatgggtccaaatggctctttgagtgtttaaggttgccgacccctgggctAGTTGGACAAAtaatgtgatggatggatgggctaGGTGGACAAATAATGTGATGGGTGGATGTGCTAGGTGGACAAATAAATGGGATGGATAGAAGGAAAGTGATGGTGGGAGAGTGATAAAGAGAGAGTTGGTGGAACTTTGGTTAAAGTGGTGTTTATTTTCTAAACAGAATCTAAAATTTAGCAGCCTGTGGTGTACATTTTTAGGTCGTTGCAAGATGCTGACCAGTTTGGAATTTATAACCTCTATAGCTAAGTAACTCGAGTACACAAACATCTAGAATGAGTGACAGTTACACAAGAGGTTTTGAACTTAACATTGACCTTGTTAAGTTGCGCCCTGGGAAGCCCTGCATGTAATTCATCACATATTTATCTCTTGCCTCtcctcgattttttttttttattttttctgctcgAAAGACGCACCCATCATAATGAACTGAGGATGATGTTTTCATCAAGCTcattaatgtgtaataaaatggatCAGATGTATGGCTAACATTTAGACGCACATATACAACAAATTCGCATGCATATAGAGATTTAGCTTctacaacatggacatgcagAAATGTTTGGAATATGCATGCCTGCTGTTTACAGATCTTCTTTATGTTTGAGCTTGAGGAGGTCTAGGATGTTAGTAACAGTGGGTGGTTGTGTCTGGAAATGTGTGCTGCTGAAAATAGCATTTTTTATGAGACCTGACAGAGCATGCTTAAGAAAATAGCAACAAATACAGGCTCTCAACACTCACTCTCTTGTCTTCCTTATTAGCAGAATGCGCTACAAACACGCTGggtaattattgtttttttccagaagccgtagccattttttttcttggttgGTTTCAGTAACGCCACACACAGGAAAGAACGATCCTGAACGAGCGAGTACGTGTTGATCTTAGCGTTTTGCTAAGTCACTAATTTCTGTTTATGGCTTCATGCTACTTTTCTTTCAGGCATGTTGCTCATCAGTATAGAAAGAATTGCATTTGTTTAAATATCAACTGCCTATCAAATCCCTACCCGTACCtgctttttataaagttttctgAAAAGGAGCAACAGTCGACTATTCACACAGTCATCAGAGAAAGATTCATTTATCatcagtaagtgctttatcctggtcacttgtgctttatcctggtcagagttTCAGTGGCTCTGGAGCTTTTCCCAGTAAAACTGGacatgaggcaggaatacacccaaGATGAGACACTGGGCTCCACACATGCACTCCTTCACACTTGGTTGCTATTTAGGGTGACCGCTCTACCTGCCAGCACATTTCTGACAGGACAGTGGGAAAGCCCATGGTAAGATGAAGTCAATCCCactgtttattttcaaaatgcGTACTTCTCCAATTTTCTATTCACGTGTGTTTGTCATTATTACTAAATGAAGGCTTGGACTCAGAATTGCAGTTGTTTGTTAGAGGAAATAGCATTTTTATGAGACAAAATGGATAAACTACAGCGGGTTTTGTATGGAAACGTGCACACGGCTGTAATGTCCTTCACCGGTTCATAGATGGAAAGCTGAGCTCCACTTTACACTCTACTGtattgttgtatttattatcaagaagcttttattgtcatttcaataaaacatgtatagctgttgcagtacacagtgaaatgagacaacgtttctccaggaccagggtgctacataaacaaagacagagctataaggacttagtaaatagtcctagatacataaagtgcaggacaagacggacaagacaaacaatacagtgtaggacaaaaaaAAGGTGCAGACAAATTATGCAgggtgtatactgtataatatgaaCAAACCACACCTGGCAACCGTTTCAAGGTCTGTTATATCCTTCGCTACGTATATGAAGTTGAGTTTACGACCTGGGTATCACATTTATTTCTCAACTCATTCATGTGGAACTTCCTTTTGGGAAAGATGGATTTACAATCTTTCCGATAGCAGCATAATTGACAATGACTGGAAGCCTCGTCCCTTCCCTCAATCGCACTTACATTCAGGTTTCTGCAAAGGTAAAGAGAATGTTTTCAGTTCTATTaacatgaaataaatctgtCAGTGCAGGTCTAACACAGATAACATCATATTACCAAGCATAtatcagttttttatttattatgaatggGACAtaaatgaggaagaaaaagtcacttttgtttttgttttatcattGATTAATTCAAATTTGTGGTTTATGCCGATAGAAAAATGAAAATCGATTTTCCCCAAAACACAAAGCacctcaaaataaataaataaataaaaatctgtcctATAGTCTTTGgtgttttattagattttttaaaaaacaattctTTTAAAATCGAATTTTGTCACAAAAAATTAGGGATTCAATTTATAGGATATCGGCCATCTCTACTGAAAAGATAATAAAGGCCTCTACCAAAGTGTCACAATATTTGCTGTCATGCAGTGaaaacacattcagacacattgTGCAGCATGTTGTAAAAATCATATgaacagtgaataaaataaaaaaaaaattgtgtctcTATCatacaagcaaaataaaaattctgacTTGCAGCACTTAAATCTTCTTTGATCTGCACAGTCGGTTTGTCAGAAATCACCTAGCGAAAGTTAACGTTTAAggccttttctttctctcggTTCTCAGATCGAGACGTTGCCACCTGAGCTGTTCCAGTGCAAGAAGCTTCGGACGCTAAACCTGGGAAACAACTGCCTGAATGCATTGCCATCACGTTTCGGAGAGCTGACGTCTTTGACACAGCTGGAGCTGCGCGGCAATCGGCTAGAAGGCCTACCGGTGGAGCTGGGCGAGTGCCGCGCGCTAAAGCGCTCAAGCCTGGTGGTGGAAGAAGAGCTGTTCCAAACACTTCCTCCTGAAGTAAAGGAGCAGCTGTGGAAAGCCGACAAGGAGCAAGTCTGAGACTGAAAGACGAGGGATGAGAAAACCGAACAGAGCGAGAATGGAGGCAGATGAAAAGCTGCAGGAAACtcttattttaacatttttaattttatagtgatttttttttccttttcttttttacactagttctatatatatatatagtggaaTACAAGGTTGATCCTTGCATAAAGCCAAGAGATGAATGAGGAAATGGAACAGGATTAGTCCTGttcccacacacactgcaatacCACAGGCCAGTACATGCAAACTATAAGCTAAGCTGCATGCAAACTCTGTGCTAAATCACAAAGACTTTAAAGCCTGACacaaacagtaaagaaaatatGACCCAAGCAGCACTCTCCACCCCAGAGTCTCTAGAGTCTACTGAAGGACTTTCCTCGATTGTGTctttaaaacacataaaaacagaGTCACCTTAAAACAAAAATGAGGGACGATGCACGGTTCTGGCATCATCGCCTCTGTTCTCAAGACAACTGTCCCTCACGATCATTGCCTTAACTCCTTggaacaaaaacacatctgaggatttgatttttttttttttttttggccaaaaaaaaaaaagtggacaaATGCAAACTGATGTTTGTATGAGACGATATGTGCATTAACGTTTGGTTTTACCCGTTaacagtaatgtttttttttctctttgtgcaGACTTTATGATGTCCCTAGGATTATGCTAATAAATGATTCTGGAGACACTCCAACTAGACACCAAATTATTTGAGTTTAACTTAAAATACAGTCAGTGCACCCaacacacctgaacatcactcacacacagtcttcaTAGCTTCAATAGAAATTttaaaccaaaacacacacgccCACCCTTACAGCCAAGGAGGGGAAAAACACACCTGTAAGTCTTTCTCAAAACATTGGTCTGGGACTAAGACTCTTACTGTTTGTCctttcataacacacacacacacacactgtgtgaatCGACACAGAAGGTTGCTTGTTCATTAGACAAAATTCCTTTTAAGAGCTGGTCCAAGATCAGATATTTACATCTCCCTCAACAGATCTCAGATTAGACCTTCAGACCT encodes:
- the lrrc8aa gene encoding leucine rich repeat containing 8 VRAC subunit Aa, producing MIPVTELRYFAETQPAYRILKPWWDVFTDYISIVMLMIAVFGGTLQVTQDKMICLPCKWVVDGHCEPLNTSTTVPRPEPRGIQYELDRHQYNYVDAVCYEHKLHWFAKYFPYLVLLHTLVLLACSNFWFKFPRTSSKLEHFVSILLKCFDSPWTTRALSETVAEETDTKPTGKNDDLNNANDKKKASSVSDQDVEASIPMLQRTKSRIEQGIVDRSETGVLDKKEGEQAKALFEKVKKFRIHVEEGDIVYRLYIRQTIIKVIKFILIISYTAYYVQFITFDVKCKVDIERLTGYRMYYCAHPLATLFKILAWFYISLVIIYGLICMYTLCWMLGRSLKHYSFESIREESSYSDIPDVKNDFAFMLHMIDQYDPLYSKRFAVFLSEVSENKLRQLNLNNEWTLEKLRQRITKNSQDKQELHLFMLSGIPDTVFDLLELEVLKLELIPDVTIPPIIVQLSNLKELWLYHTPAKIEAPALACLRENLTSLHIKFTDIKEIPLWIYSLKNLNELHLTGNLSADNNRYIVIDGLRELKRLKVLRLKSNLTKLPQVVTDVGVHLQKLSINNEGTKMMVLNNLKKMVNLTELELVRCDLERIPHSIFSLHNLQEIDLKDNNLKTIEEILSFQHLHRLVCLKLWYNQIAYIPIHIGALTNLERLYLNRNKIDKLPSQLFFCRKLRFLDLSHNNLNSIHPDIGQLQNLQYFAVTANRIETLPPELFQCKKLRTLNLGNNCLNALPSRFGELTSLTQLELRGNRLEGLPVELGECRALKRSSLVVEEELFQTLPPEVKEQLWKADKEQV